TCAAGTGCTGCAAGGGAACTTTGACATCGGTTACCTGATCAATGCCAAATCGCCTAATCAAGATGCAGCATTAAAATGGCTCGCGTTCTTGAATGAAAAAGAAAATTATACAGAATTTGAAAATACACAAGGACTTATTCCAACGCAAATTGGCACTGTTATGGAAAGTGAATTCATGAAAGAGTTAGGTACTTCATTAAAGCTACACTATGAATCTCTTCATTATACTCCAAAGGGTGTAGGTAAGTATGGCTCTGCGACGGCTGGAGCATTGCTGAAATCGTTCGGAGGACCAATTGCTACAACGAAAGAATTGGCAGATTTGGTGCAAGGCGATTGGGATAAGGCACTGAAAAGTAATAAATAACTAATTTGGAATAAGGTTTGGTTTAAAAAGGGGTAAGACTCTATGCCTAGCAATGCGGGTGGAGTCTTATTCCTAATCATAGGGGGGAAATGAATGTCATCCAACTTTAGCGTGTGGCGCAAATGGTCTCTCATCTTATGGATGATTCCAGGTATCCTCATATATTTAGTCTTTTTTGCTGGACCATCAATTGCTACTGCTGTTTTGTCCTTTACCGATATATCAGGAACTCCAGGTGCGCCATGGAAATATATTGGATTGGATAATTATAAAGAATTCCTATTTTTATCAAACAAACGCGATGTTGTAGATGCATTAAGAAGAACGTTTATTTACACCATAGCTGTGGTCGTATTTCAAACCTCTATTGGTCTTTTGTTTGCGTTACTTCTGAACAATAAGTTTAAAGGTCAGTCAGTTGCGCGTACGATCATTTTTACGCCTGTTGTACTAGGTGTCACGGTAGTCGGTATTTTATCTACGCTATTACTATCTAATGATGGACCTATTAATGTAATCCTTGGCTGGTTTGGGACTAGCTCTACTTTCTTAAGCTCCTATGATGCGGCTTTTCCTACTGTAATTGCCGTTAATATCTGGATGTATGCTGGATTTACGATGATCATATTCCTTGCAGGCTTACAAACGATTCCTAAAGATTTGTATGAAGCGGGCTACATAGATGGCACAACTCCGTGGTCCAAATTCACCAAAATTACTTTTCCGCTACTGCTGCCTACCTTAATCACAAATCTATTGGTGACGATGATAGGTTCATTGCAAAATTTCCAAATTATATATGTAACAACCGGCGGTAGGTTTGATACTGTTACGCTACCGATGATGATTGTAAATGCCGCATTTGGGATGGGAGTTAGTTCATCGGGAGGGACGGGTTCTAGCTATCGTGAAGGTTATGCCGCTTCACTATCTATGTTATTGTTCGTCATTATTCTCGTATTTACGATACTAAGCCAGTACTATGGAAGCCGTAAGGAGCGTGAAATGTTTTGAGAAGCACTACGTTTTCTAAAGGCTTGATGTACTTTGTAATTGCTGTAATTGTCGTCGTGTATCTGTATCCGCTTCTCTATACCTTTAATATCTCTCTGAAGACCTCTAATAATTTTATGCTTGATCCTGTAGGACTGAGTGAATCTCTTCATTGGAAAAACTATTTAGATGCATGGAAGACTGGGAATTTTGGGAACTACATTATGAACAGTTTTATATATACGATACTCGTTACTGTGATGACGATATTGCTTAATATTTTCCTTGCCTTTCCGATCGCACGTCAATATATAAGAGGTGCGCAGTTTCTAACTCTATTTATGTTGGCTGCGATGTTTCTGCCAGATGGAACGATCCCGTTATTTCAATTGTTCTTAAAAATGAATCTGTATAACACGAGTTTGGGCTACATTATTACTTTGCTCAGCATTGGTGGCCTTACTTTCTATTTTTTCGTTTCCTATATTAAGGCGATTCCTAAAGACTTTGACGAGGCCTGTGCCATTGATGGCTGTGGTTATTTGAGATATATGTTTATGATCCTTATGCCGCTCATGAAGCCTGCTATTGCGACAATGATCATATTTAATGCTATGAATGTTTGGAATGATATTATCCGAGCTACCATTTTCTTGTCTAACGATAAACTATATCCCATTACTAAAGGACTGTTCGTATTCTTTGGGGTTCACAACAATAACTGGACGGTATTAACTGCAGCCTTAATTATTGTATCCCTACCGATTACTGCTTTCTATTTAACTTTCCAGCGCTATATCGTAGATGGTGCACTTGCCGGAGCTGTTAAATCTTAATTAGATAATCAGATAGCCAATTGTTACTTCGTAGAGATGAGAGGAACGGTATAAATGATAGAGCTTCAACAATCAAATTTACAAAAAATAAGCCTTAATGGGATTTGGAATTATAGGATGGTGGGCGATCCGGACTGGAAAAATGCAAACGTCCCCGGCACGTTACTTACCGATCTATTGTCGGCTAATGAAATTCAAGATCCTTTTGATAGGGATAATGATAACCTTCTCTTACCTCTGTTTGACAATGATTATGAGTATTCCCGTACTTTTGAGTGGAGTGGAGATAGCGCCCAAGGTCGCAAGCAATTTTTACAGTTTGATGGTCTAGACACGCTTGCAGAGGTTCGACTAAATGGAGCTTGGATCTTAGATACAGATAACATGTTTAGAACCTATAGGGTAGATGTTTCTTCCTTATTACAGTCTGGGACTAATGAATTGGTTATTCGCTTAAATTCACCTGTCCAATATATGAAAGAAAAACAAGCGAAAAAACCTTTATTCGGCATCCCGATGGTCGTGCCGGGTTTCACTCATCTACGTAAAGCGCACTATATGTCAGGTTGGGATTGGAGTCCGAAGCTTCCCGATTGCGGAATTTGGAAGGATGTTACACTCCTCAATGTATCACACGCCATGTTGAAGGATGTCTATATCCATCAAAGACATGAAGAGGGAAGAGTGAGGCTCGGATTTGATTTGGATTTAGAAAGATTTACGGATATTCCATTGGAAGCGAGTGTTGACATTGTTGCTCCAGACGGGACAAAGTGGCAGCTTTCGGATTCAATTGGTCAATTCTCAACCGGTGAAATTATTATTGAACAACCAGATTTATGGTGGCCAAGAGGTTACGGGGAACAATCTTTATATAAAGTTGAAGTCGCACTATGCAATGGAGATACCGTGCTAGATCGTAAGCAGTATAAGATAGGCTTACGCACGCTTACGGTAAATACGGATGCCGACGAATGGGGAAATCAATTCGCCTTTGAAGTAAATGGGATCAAGATTTTCTCCATGGGTGCGAATTACGTCCCGGAAGATAATCTATTAGGGCGTTTGACTAGAGAACGAACAGAGAGATTGATTAAAGATTGTGCGGAAGCCAATTTCAACACGATTCGGGTATGGGGTGGAGGATTCTATCCTGGTAATAATTTTTATGAGCTATGTGATCAATACGGGATAATGATATGGCAGGATTTCATGTTTTCCTGTGGCATCTATGATTTCTCAGAATCATTCATTGAGAATTCACTGAAAGAGATTGAGGATAACGTTAAGAGAGTTCGCCATCACGCTAGTGTGGGTTTATATTGCGGGAATAATGAAATCGAAATGTTCTTTGGTGATGGGCGGATCGAGAGTACAGATGAGAATAAAGACGGGTATGTCCGACTTTTTGAGAAAGAAATTCCTACACTTATGGCGACTATTGCGCCAGACACTTTCTATTGGCCGGGCTCACCTTCTTCAGGCGGCGATTTCTTAAATACGAATTCTGAGGATTACGGGGACGGTCATTATTGGGAGGTTTGGTTTGGCAATAAGCCCTTTACAGAATATCGCAAAACCTATTTCCGTTACATGTCTGAATTCGGATTTGAATCTATACCCGATATGAAGACGATAGAGGCATTTACAATTCCAGAGGACCGTAATTTATTCGCTTATGTCATGGAAAATCATCAGAAAAATCCATCGGGCAACCAAATCATGCTCACTTATTTATCAGAGACGTTTCAGTACCCGAAGGATTTCTCTTCCTTAATATATGTATCACAGATTATGCAAGCTGAAGCTATGCGTTATGGCGTGGAGCATTGGCGGCGTCATAGAGGACGTTGTATGGGAGCTCTCTATTGGCAGTTAAATGATTGCTGGCCGACCTTATCCTGGTCGGGTATCGATTCTTTTGGCCGCTGGAAAGCACTGCATTATTACTCCAGGAATTTCTTCGCACCGATTCTTGTTTCTGCTTGCGAGGAGGGTACACAAGTATCGTTGCATGTAGCTAACGAGACGAGAGATTCCGTTCATGGACAGCTCCATTGGAAATTACGTGATGCACAATCAAGTATTTTACTTTATGGAAGCAAGGAAATCGCCGTTAGTGCACTCACTTCAGAGGAAATAGTGTCACTGGAGCTGGCAGAGAATCTTGTTACGATGGATGACAAAAGAAATACGTATCTGGAGTATTATCTGGAGGTAGGGTCTGAGATCATCGGTCGGGCAACTGTATTGTTTGTCCCAGCTAAGTACTTTCAGTTTAAGAATCCAGGGCTGAAGTTTACTGTTACGGAACAGACGACCTTTTATGAAATCAGCCTAACGGCAGAGGCTTTTGCTAAATATGTTCAGCTTTCTTTGACGGATATTGAAGGTGTGTTTAGTGATAATTACTTTGACCTTTCTGCTGGTGATGTTAAGAAAGTTAGATTAAATAAAGCAGATCTGGACAATGCGACAGTCCAGTTAAAGGATATAATCGATTCCTTAAAGGTGCTTAGTATAGTAGATAGCTATTAATTGTATAAACGTCTTCGCAGAGATAGGGGAATGCCAATCATGAGCTTACTTCAATATGTGAATCCTTTGCAAGGAACGGATTCCACCTACGATTTTTCTAACGGTAATACGCTCCCTCTCGTCATGAAGCCATTCGGGATGGCTTCTTGGAGCCCACAAACAAATGAGAAGGGGAAGGGGTGGTTTTTTCATCCTAACCATCGCGTCTTCCAAGGAATTCGACTGACTCACCAGCCTAGTCCATGGATTGATGACTACGGACATTTGGTCATTATGCCGCAGTCTGGACCACTATGCTTATCTGCCTCCAAACGCTCCTCCTCGTTTAAACCAGAGGAGATGAGTGTTAAACCTGATCATTTTAAAATATCGCTGCAGCGGTACCCGATCACTCTAGAGTTAACACCAACCGATCGATGTGCCAGTATGAGAATCAATTATCGTGAGTTAGAGCTCTCGCGATTAATCATTGCGCCTATTGAGGGGGAATGTAATTGGAAGCTTGATTCTGATGCCCGCCGTTTAACGGGATATACAAGGGCGAAAGCTGCAGGAGCACCTGATAATTTTGCTACTTATTTTGTGTTTGAATTCGATTGTGAGATCGATTTAGCTAACAGCAGTACATTTAGCGGTAATGAACAAGTGGACAATGGATGGTCAAAGCCACAGGAAGCGCTAGGTGCGTTCATCGGGTTTCTTCCATCGGAGTCCGGAATCGTGAATGTAAGAGTGGCCACTTCATTTATTAGTGTAGAGCAAGCTGCGATAAATTTGCGGTCTGAAGTCGGAATTCGTAGCTTTGAGGAAGTACGTGCAGAAGCTTCTGAGACATGGGAGAAGACTCTGAATCGCATCGATATTGAAGCGGAGTTAGAAGATGATCGGCGTACGTTCTATACGTGCCTTTACCGCGTAAGTTTATTTCCACGTATGTGGTACGAGTACGACGAAGAGGGATCGCAAATTCATTACAGCCCTTATGACGGAAAAATATACCCAGGCCCTATGTATTCCGATAATGGGTTTTGGGATACGTATAGAACAACCGTACCGCTGTTCAGCCTGCTTTATCCAACTAGATTAGGTGAAATTCTGCAATCATGGGTGAATGCTTATAAAGAAGGCGGATGGATGCCGAAGTGGGTTTCACCGGGTGAGCGAAGTGTCATGCCGGGTACTTTAATTGATGCGGTATTTGCGGATGCCTATGTTAAGGGAATTCAAGGCTTCAATATCGAAACAGCCTATGAAGGATTATTGAAGCATGCCACTGTAAATGCAGACAAACCTGCGTTAGGACGTAGAGGCTTGGATGATTACAATCGGTTAGGTTATCTTCCCTGCGATACTTACCATGAGAGTGTAAGTAATACGCTAGATTACGTTTACGGTGATTTCTGTATCGCCCAGCTTGCTAAAGGCATGGGTAAAGAAGCTGATTATGAATTTCTAATCACAAGAGCGAAAGGCTATGCGAAGCTATTTGATCCGTCTGTTCGGTTTATGCGTGGGAAAAAAGAAGACGGAACATGGAACGAATTGTTCGATCCGTTAACATGGGGGGGAGAATTCTGTGAAGGCGGCGCATGGCAGAGCAGCTGGGCAGTGCCTCATGATTTATTGGGATTAGCCAACTTAATGGGTGGACGAGATGCTTTTGTGCAACGACTACATGAGCTGATGAATGAGCCGCCAGTCTTCAAGGTAGGAAGCTATGGCTTCGAAATTCATGAAATGTCGGAAATGGCAGCGATTGATTTTGGTCAATTTGCGATTTGTAATCAGCCTAGCTTTCACATTCCTTACATCTTCACAGCACTCGGACAGCCTTCCTCTACGCAATATTGGGTAAGAAAGGCAGCGGAGGAGCTGTTTAGTGCAGAAACAGATGGGCTTCCAGGGGACGAAGATAACGGGAGTATGTGTGCTTGGTATCTTTTTAGTGCTATGGGTTTCTACCCACTCAGTCCTGGAGCTCCGCAATATGTAATGGGCAGTCCCTTGTTTCAACGATTGACCCTGCATCTTGAGGATGGAAACGACTTAATTATTGAAGCAAGTGATAATGGGACGGCTAACAAATATGTGGAATCCGTACAGATGAATGAAGAGTCCCATAATCAGTTGTTCTTTACGCATGAGCAGCTACAATCAGGTGCGCATATCCGTTTCCAAATGCGGGGTACACCTTCAGAAAAGACCTATGAAGCTGAGGCATTGCCTTTTTCAATGTCGAAGATTTGATTTGAACATCTAAAAATAGAAAGGTAGTGGATCAATTGCATATTGAAAAAACAGGTTATCATTTTACGTTGGATGACGCAGCTGGCTCTCTAACCTCTTTCTCTAATGGGAAGAAGCAATTCATAGCTTTTAGTGGCGAGGTGCAGCCTTTATTTACAATTCGCTTCCGTGATTCTGTAGGTAATATCATTGATATACATGCTTCTGACTTCGGTTCGGTCGACATTGTTAATGAGGTAGAGAGTGCGGCAGAACGCATATTTATCCGTTACACACAGCTTGAAACACAGCAAATTACAGCTACTGTAACGATTCATTGTCCGAAAAATAGCTCGTTAACCTACTGGAACATTGCCGTCGATCATGAAACGGATTGGCTGATTGAATGGATTGATTTTCCAAAGGTCGTGGTACCCAACGATCTTACCGCGACAGGGGGAACAGGGAAAATCATTTGGCCGGGAAATGAAGGTGTACTTGTTGAGGATGTTAACATTCGCGAGTCGACTGGATTTAGATATATAGAGCCCAACTACCCTAGCCGAGGGGTTGCCGGCATCTATCCTGCGGCAGTACCTACACAATTCATGGCCTACTATTGTGATGAAGGCGGCTTGTATTTTGGAGCGCATGACGACCAAGGGCATGTCAAGGTTGTTGAGTATTTTCCAGATGAGAATGGGATATGCCTTCAATTTCGGTTATACCCTGGCGTTGAAGGTAACGGAAGCTGGAAGATGAGCTATGACATGGTGCTAGGTGTGTTCGAAGGAGATTGGCACAATGCGGCGGATATCTATCGAGATTGGTATCTAGCTTCTACCAAATATAAAGCAGTACCGATAGAAGAGAATCCCAATCTACCGGAATGGTATAAAGAATCTCCCGTAATTATTGCCTACCCGGTAAGAGGTAAGCAGGATATGGACACTATGGAACCGAACAAGCTGTTTCCTTATGTTCAAGCGTTGCCTCATTTAGAGAAATTGGCAGAGTCTTTCGATAGTAAGGTTATGGCTCTGCTTATGCACTGGGAAGGAACAGCGCCTTGGGCTCCACCCTATGTGTGGCCACCGTATGGAGGGGAAGAAGCGCTAAAGGAA
This portion of the Cohnella abietis genome encodes:
- a CDS encoding carbohydrate ABC transporter permease — encoded protein: MSSNFSVWRKWSLILWMIPGILIYLVFFAGPSIATAVLSFTDISGTPGAPWKYIGLDNYKEFLFLSNKRDVVDALRRTFIYTIAVVVFQTSIGLLFALLLNNKFKGQSVARTIIFTPVVLGVTVVGILSTLLLSNDGPINVILGWFGTSSTFLSSYDAAFPTVIAVNIWMYAGFTMIIFLAGLQTIPKDLYEAGYIDGTTPWSKFTKITFPLLLPTLITNLLVTMIGSLQNFQIIYVTTGGRFDTVTLPMMIVNAAFGMGVSSSGGTGSSYREGYAASLSMLLFVIILVFTILSQYYGSRKEREMF
- a CDS encoding carbohydrate ABC transporter permease, giving the protein MRSTTFSKGLMYFVIAVIVVVYLYPLLYTFNISLKTSNNFMLDPVGLSESLHWKNYLDAWKTGNFGNYIMNSFIYTILVTVMTILLNIFLAFPIARQYIRGAQFLTLFMLAAMFLPDGTIPLFQLFLKMNLYNTSLGYIITLLSIGGLTFYFFVSYIKAIPKDFDEACAIDGCGYLRYMFMILMPLMKPAIATMIIFNAMNVWNDIIRATIFLSNDKLYPITKGLFVFFGVHNNNWTVLTAALIIVSLPITAFYLTFQRYIVDGALAGAVKS
- a CDS encoding beta-mannosidase: MIELQQSNLQKISLNGIWNYRMVGDPDWKNANVPGTLLTDLLSANEIQDPFDRDNDNLLLPLFDNDYEYSRTFEWSGDSAQGRKQFLQFDGLDTLAEVRLNGAWILDTDNMFRTYRVDVSSLLQSGTNELVIRLNSPVQYMKEKQAKKPLFGIPMVVPGFTHLRKAHYMSGWDWSPKLPDCGIWKDVTLLNVSHAMLKDVYIHQRHEEGRVRLGFDLDLERFTDIPLEASVDIVAPDGTKWQLSDSIGQFSTGEIIIEQPDLWWPRGYGEQSLYKVEVALCNGDTVLDRKQYKIGLRTLTVNTDADEWGNQFAFEVNGIKIFSMGANYVPEDNLLGRLTRERTERLIKDCAEANFNTIRVWGGGFYPGNNFYELCDQYGIMIWQDFMFSCGIYDFSESFIENSLKEIEDNVKRVRHHASVGLYCGNNEIEMFFGDGRIESTDENKDGYVRLFEKEIPTLMATIAPDTFYWPGSPSSGGDFLNTNSEDYGDGHYWEVWFGNKPFTEYRKTYFRYMSEFGFESIPDMKTIEAFTIPEDRNLFAYVMENHQKNPSGNQIMLTYLSETFQYPKDFSSLIYVSQIMQAEAMRYGVEHWRRHRGRCMGALYWQLNDCWPTLSWSGIDSFGRWKALHYYSRNFFAPILVSACEEGTQVSLHVANETRDSVHGQLHWKLRDAQSSILLYGSKEIAVSALTSEEIVSLELAENLVTMDDKRNTYLEYYLEVGSEIIGRATVLFVPAKYFQFKNPGLKFTVTEQTTFYEISLTAEAFAKYVQLSLTDIEGVFSDNYFDLSAGDVKKVRLNKADLDNATVQLKDIIDSLKVLSIVDSY
- a CDS encoding GH92 family glycosyl hydrolase, translating into MSLLQYVNPLQGTDSTYDFSNGNTLPLVMKPFGMASWSPQTNEKGKGWFFHPNHRVFQGIRLTHQPSPWIDDYGHLVIMPQSGPLCLSASKRSSSFKPEEMSVKPDHFKISLQRYPITLELTPTDRCASMRINYRELELSRLIIAPIEGECNWKLDSDARRLTGYTRAKAAGAPDNFATYFVFEFDCEIDLANSSTFSGNEQVDNGWSKPQEALGAFIGFLPSESGIVNVRVATSFISVEQAAINLRSEVGIRSFEEVRAEASETWEKTLNRIDIEAELEDDRRTFYTCLYRVSLFPRMWYEYDEEGSQIHYSPYDGKIYPGPMYSDNGFWDTYRTTVPLFSLLYPTRLGEILQSWVNAYKEGGWMPKWVSPGERSVMPGTLIDAVFADAYVKGIQGFNIETAYEGLLKHATVNADKPALGRRGLDDYNRLGYLPCDTYHESVSNTLDYVYGDFCIAQLAKGMGKEADYEFLITRAKGYAKLFDPSVRFMRGKKEDGTWNELFDPLTWGGEFCEGGAWQSSWAVPHDLLGLANLMGGRDAFVQRLHELMNEPPVFKVGSYGFEIHEMSEMAAIDFGQFAICNQPSFHIPYIFTALGQPSSTQYWVRKAAEELFSAETDGLPGDEDNGSMCAWYLFSAMGFYPLSPGAPQYVMGSPLFQRLTLHLEDGNDLIIEASDNGTANKYVESVQMNEESHNQLFFTHEQLQSGAHIRFQMRGTPSEKTYEAEALPFSMSKI